The following DNA comes from Nitrogeniibacter aestuarii.
CGAGGTCACGCTATCGGCCTCCACGGCGCTTGTGCTCGGTACCGGCAGTGTGATTGACGTGTCCGGCGGTGGCGCCGTCGATAGCAGTGGCCGTTTCACGGCAGGGGACGCCGGGGCGATCAATCTGGCGCACACCGGTGGGCGTGCGCTGGATGGCGGCGTGACGCTCGGCGGCAACCTGATGGGCTATGCCTTCCAGTACGGCACCGAAACCGGGGGCGGCGGTGCCCTCAGCCTGACGGCCGACGATATTGTGGTCAATGGCACCGCCAATTCGAGCGAGTCGCTCGTGCTCGACGACGGGCTATTCACCCAGGGCGGATTCTCCAGCTACGCTCTGACGGCCACCTGGGGGGCCGTTGAAGTCGGCGCCGATAGCCGGATCAATCTGGCGCGATCGGTGCGCAGTCTCGGCCGGGCCCATGCCACGGCAGGCAGCGCGTCCGAGGCTCGTGCCGGTTCGACCATGGCGCGCGTCAACGCGTTTGTCGATGATCCGGCGCAACTGGTCCTGAGCGCCAATAGCCTGCCCGAGGATGTTCCGTCGCCCGAACCTGAGGATCGTCTCCGTGTGGGGCGTGTGCTGTTGAACGACGGCAGCGCCATCCGGGCCACTTCGGGCAGTGAAGTCACGTTTTCTGCCGGCCGCCAGGTGATGGTCGGGGCATCGATTCAGGCCGCGGGTGGTGATGTCAGCTTCAGGATCGCCGACACGGTGGACAGCAATGGTAGCGACGTGGGCTATTTTGACGATCAGGGCATCTTCCTGAGCGGCGCGGCGTCGGTTGATGTCTCGGGGTATTCGCGGGTCTTCTCCAACGTCCTGGGACAGCGTTCCGGGAGCGTGTTCGATGCGGGCACGATCAACTTCACGGCGAACAAGGGTTACGTCATTGCGCAAAGCGGAAGCCAGCTGAAGGCGGACGGTGTCCTTGATCGCGTCAACCTGAGGAATGGGGCAAGCCTCACGGTCGCCAGTGCCGGTGGGGTGATCAACGTCAGCACCCGCGAGGGTGGATTGATTGCCTCGGACATGAGAGCCCGGGGTGGCGACGCCACTGCCCGCGATGGCCGTTTCCATCTGAGGTTGAACCGGGATAACAACGATGCCGTTGCCCTGCGTACCGGTGGCATCGCTTACCCGACCGGCGAACGCGTGATCCGCGTCGTCGATTCGCTGCCCACGCTCGGCGCCTGGCAGGTGGGTGAGGCGGTGCCGGGTGAGCTGATCGCCACAGCCTACGTTACTCCGGCGTCGCTCTCCGCGGCCGGGTTCGACAACGTGACCCTGAATAGCGACAACGTCGTTCGACTGGAAACGGAAAGCGCGCTATCGGCCACGCAGTCCCTGCGCATCGAGTCGCCGGTGGTGGCTGTCAGCGATGGAGTCGAGGGGCGGATCGAGGCACCGCACGTGGCTTTCGTCTATGACGACAAGGACGATCAGGTGGCGCGGAGCGTTGGCGATGGCGCCGGGGTGCTCACCGTATCGGGCAACACCATGGATGTGGCCGGTCAGGTCGGCTTTGACAACCTTGACGCGCTCTACGTGGCCCTGACCGAAGACCTGCGCCTGAGCGGTGTGCAGCCGAACGGCGAGCGCATCTACACGGGCAGCCTCACCGCTGCCGGCGATGCCCATGTCACGGCTCGCCAGGTGTACGCCAGCACGAATACGAGCTTCGACGTCGATCTGGTCACGCCGGGGGCAAGCTTGACGATTGACGGGACCGGGCATGTCCCTGACACCCCGCTGTCTGCCGGCGCAAGGCTGACCCTCTCGGCCGATTTCATTGACCAGGGGGGCGTCGTGCGTGCGCCGTTTGGCGAACTGACGCTCTCGGCCGCCGAGACCCTGACCCTGCGTGACGGCAGCATCACCTCGACCTCGGGTGAGGGAGCCTCGATCCTGTTCGGCCTGCTCGAGGGCAGCGACTGGGTTTTGCCTTACGCAGACGGTTCGAGCGACGTGCTTGCGACCGCGCCGGGCAAGGTGGTCAAACTCGAAGCGTCGGCAGTGGACATCCAGACCGGGGCGGTGGTCGACCTGTCTGGTGGTGGGGAACTGCTGACTTACGAATTCACGCCTGGGTCCGGCGGTTCAACGGATGTGTTGGCCCGGCCAGGCACCTACGCCATCCTGCCCGGCTACGATGGCAGCTACGCGCCCATCGACGCAGCGCATGAGGCGGGATTCGACCTGCCGGCCGGAACGACGATCACGCTGGGCGCCGGCAGCGGCGTGCCGGCGGGCACCTATGTCCTGTTGCCGGGCCATTACGCACTGTTGCCCGGCGCCTACACGGTCACACGGCTCTCGGGTCAGGACATGCTGGTGAGCGAAACCACACGGATGCCGCTTGGTGGCTCGGTCATTGCGGGCACCCTGTCCGAGGCCGCCGCAGGGAAGGGAGATGATCGCACTTCGCGCTGGCTGGTCGAATCCGGCGCACTGACGCGGGAACGCTCGGCATTTGTCGAGACGAACGCGGACACCTTCTTTGCCGAGCGAGCTGACGCGGCCGGCCGTGTGCGCCCGCGTGGCACGCAGGACGCCGGTCAGCTGGTCGCATCAGCAGCCCGTGCGCTGACGCTGGATGGTGACATTCGTTTCGATGTGGAGGACCAGACCGATCGGGGTGGTTTGCTGGACATCGATGCCAACCGGATTGCCATCGGCGCGCCGGTGGCCGATGCGTTGGTGATTTCAGTCGATCAGCTCAATGCGTCCGGCGCGGACAGCATCGTCATCGGCGGGCGTCGCGACATCGACAGGGAGGGCAATACCACGCTGCAGGTGGGCGCGAGTGAGGTCAGCCTCGATTCGCCCCAGACGCTGCGCGCTGGCGAAGTCGTGCTGGCAGCCACGGACACCGTCAGGATCGAGGATGGCAGCAGCATCGAAGCTGATCCGGGTGTCGCGATCGGGGACGCCGGCATGACGACAAGCGGTGACGGCGCACTGGTGCGTGTGGCCAACGGCGGTGTCAGCGTCGCGCGGACCGGGACGAATAGCCTGGCGGGCGTCGCCAGTGTCGGCAATGCACGGCTGACCGGCGAGCACGTCCAGATCGACGCCACGTTGAGCACCTCGATCAGCGGTCAGGCGCATATCGACAGCCGCGCTTTCGCGCTGGGCGCCGACCGGATCACCCTGGGTGATGCCAATCCGGCACAAGGCGTCGGGCTCGATCACGATGCGTTGCGCAGTCTGACGAGCGCCGACGACATCGTCCTGCGCAGCTATACCTCCATCGATTTTGCCCAGTCGGTCGATCTGGGTTCGGACGTCAGTCCACTCAGCGCGTTGACCTTCGATTCGGCACGCGTGGGATGGACCGGACCGGTCGGCGGTGTTGCCCGGATCGTTGCCCGGTCAGTGACCTTCACCAACACGACGGGGACGACCCTCAGCGATGCGGGCGCGCGCGAGTTGACCGGCAATGGCGGGGTGCTCAAGGTCAGCGCGGTTGGCAGTGAGGCCGGCGCCGGGGTGGTGACGGTGGGCGAGGGTGGTTCCTCGATTCGTGGCTTCGATGCCACCGAGGGGCTCCAGCTCAGTGCGGAGCGCGGCATGGTGTTCGCTGGCTCGGGCCAATTGTCCTCTGCGGGCAATGTGCTTATCACCGCGCCGACCATGGTGGCCGAGGGGGGGGCGGACAGTGGTATCGAAGCCGATGGGGTCCTGAGGGTCGATGCTTCGAACCTGACTGACGGCGCGGCGGAACTCGGGGCTGCGCCCGGTCGCCTGCGTCTGGCCGGGGCGAGCGTGTTCCATGGCGGATCCGTCGAGCTGCCCAGCGGGCGCCTGACACTCGAGGCGAACTCGGGCGACGTGGTGCTGGTTGATGGCGCTCATCTTTCGGTGGCCAGCCTTGTCCGGAACTTCGATGGTTCGCAGGTCGCCTTCGATGCCGGTACGGTCGAACTCATTGCCAGCGGAAATGTGAGGGTCGACAGCGGTGCGACCGTGGATGTCAGCGGTCAGGTCGATGCCGACGCGGGCACGCTGGTGGTCACGGCCATTCAGGGGGCGGCGACACTCGATGGTCAGCTGCTGGCCGGGACCGGGTCGGCCGATGCAAGAGGCGGCGTCTTCAAGGCCGACCTCGGCCAGCTGTCGAGCCTGGACGCGCTGGCCGCGGCGACCCACGAATTCACGGAGGGGCGTCACATTCGCTTGCGCGAGGGCGACCTCGTGCTCGGCGCCGCCACGCGTTTGCAGGCCGCGTCGGTCAGCCTGGGGGCAGACAGGGGCGACGTGACGGTCGATGGTGTCATCGACGCCCGCGGGGCTGATGGCGGTGAAGTGCAACTGGCGGCGCGTCGCGCAGGCGCTCAGGGCGGGCAGGTTGCGCTCAATGGCCAGATTCTCGCCAATGCCACCGGGGCAGATGGCTCGGGCGGCCGGGTCGAGCTGGCGGTGAGTGCGGACACCGCCGCCGGGGAGACGGACACCCGGATTGCGCTCGATGCTGGCGCCGTTGTCATGACAGCGGGTCGAAATGCCCAGGGCAATGCGATGGATGAAGGTACACTGATCCTCAGTGCGCCCGTGGTGGCCCGGGCCTCCGACTCGACGATCAATGTCGAGAACCGCGGCGCCTCCCTGTCCGGCATGTCCGCGGTGGAGGCACGCGCCATGATCGTGCAGCGAACCACGGGCGACCTGAGCGTCGACGCCCTGTGGCAGACCCGGGTATCGGGCAGTCTGCAGTCGCTGCACAACCAGTACGCTCAGGCGATCGCCACGCGTGTCGCCGGCAGCAGTGGTGTGGCGGTCAATGTGACGCCCGGCATCGATGCGCAGGCGACTGGTGACATCACCTTGGCCTCGAACCTCGATTTCAACGCAGGGAACGGAAGCACCTGGCGATTCGGAAACGCAGACGAGCTTGGCGGGCTGTTGAGCCTGCGCGCAGCGGGCGACGTGAATGTGGCGCAGTCCATTTCCGACGGCTTCGCCTCGGCGAGCAGCAGCACCGTCACGACCCGGGCGGATGGTTGGGACTACCGGATCGTGGCCGGCGCCGACCTGTCAGCCGCCGATGCGCTGGCTGTGGCGGGCGATGGTGATCTGAGCCTGTCGGGGGCGGCGCTCATTCGCAGCGGGACTGGCGACATCGATATTGCGGCCGGTGGAAATGTTCTCCTGCCGGAAAGCCGAAACGCGATCTACAGCGCTGGCCGTTTGGTCACCGATGTACCGGCCTTCGCCAAAGTGACGGGGGGGCGCGGCGGCAGCGGGTTGAGCCCCGTGTTCACGACTGATGGCGGGTCGGTCAACGTGCATGCGGACGGCGACGTACTCGCCGTGGCCGGACCGTTGTCGCCGTCGCAGTGGTTGTGGCGCCAGGGCGCAGTCGTGCGCACTCGGGTGACGGAGAGCCCCGCCTATTGGGTCGAGTTCGCGAACGTGGCGCAGGTGATCGGTGCCTTGGGTGGCGGGGATGTCAGCGTGACGGCGGGGGGTAATCTCGTTGATCTGGCCGTGGCCGTGCCTCAGACCGGCGTGGCCACCACCTCCGAAGGTGTGAAAACCTGGGGGGGCGGAACGCTGAATGTGATGGCCGGCGGCGATCTCGTGCGGGGAGACTATCTGCTGGGCGCTGGCGACGGCACGATTCGTGTCGATGGACGCGTACGTAACGAACACGAAGGCACGAGTGCCGACGGCGTCTTTGCGTTGCGGACCATGCTGTATGTGGGTGACGCGCAACTGACCCTCAACGCGCTGGGCAATGTGTCCGTCCAGTCGGTGATGGATCCCGCACTGCTCCCGCTGGTGGCCGCGAACGGATCCCGTCGGCTCAGGTTCAGCAGCATGAGCGCGGACAGTGCCGTCGACATTCGTTCTGCCGCCGGTGGGGTGACCTTGGGGAATCCCGCACAGGAGTTCGTGGGCAACGGTCTGGCCATCGCGGCTTCGTCTGTCGCTTTGAACGATGCCCAGGATCTGGGCGCGGAGTGGATCGGGTTCCAGCTCCTTCCGGCATCCGTGTCCGTGATTTCGATGCTCGAGAGCGTCGTGTTGGACTCGGGCAGCGCCCCCACCTACATGATGCCGGCACCGTCCGGACAACTGGCGCTGATGGCAGGAACGTCGGTCGAGGTGGCCGAGGGGCAGGCTTTCGGTCTGCGCATGTATGACATGGATGCCAGCCTGATCGGCAGCCTGTCCAATGCCCTTGAGACAGACGATTTCAGCCAGGTGTTCGTGGCCTCGGAAGGGGCGGTGCGCACCACGTCCAATCGATTGACGAGGGCCTTGCACGCCGGCGATGACGATCCGGCGCGCATCGTGGCTGTGAACGGCGACATTTCCGGCAGTTTCGTTATTTCCAAGGCAGCCGAAGTGGTGGCAGGTGGCGATGTGCGAAACCTGCGCCTGATCACTGCGCATGACGATCACCTCGACACCACCCGTGTCGAGGCCGGTGGCGACATCGTCGTGACCGAACAGCGTGAAGCAGCGACCAACGCCCGCTTGCTCAGTGACGCCGGCATCATTGTGCACGGCCCCGGCGAGCTGCTTGTCCGTGCCGGCGGTGATGTCAATCTGGGCACGGGAGAGGGCATTCGCTCGGTGGGTAATTCGGTGCATTCCGTGCTGCCCGATGGCGGTGCCAATGTGCGCGTGATCGCAGGGCGTCCGGCCACCATCGATGCCGGTGCCTTCGCGTTACGGTATCTGACGCCGGGTTCGGAGGCCCGCGCTGAACTTGTCGCCTGGCTCAATGCCAGTGGCCATTCGGTGGCCGATACCGATGCTGCGGTGGCCGCGTTCGCCACGCTGGACGAATCCGCTCAGATCGAATTTGCCTCGCATTGGCTCCGTCAGGCATTCATCAGCACCTATCTGAACGGTGCGGGTGATCGCGATTACACGCGTCAGTGGTCCGATTACGCCACCCGCCGGGGCTTGCCGGCCGATGCCGCGTCGGCCGGCGATCGCGATCTGGACCGCTTCCGCTACCAGGTTCTTTGGCAGGAGCTGATCGCGGCTGGCAGTGCAGCCGAAGTGGTCAAAGCCGATGCTGAAGCGAATCCGGGCAAATACTCGGCGGCGGAACTGAGTTCGGAGACGCTCTACGCGCGAGGTTTCGAGGCGCTGGATCTGGCAGGGCTGTCGAAGCCCTTCGGGATCAACGGCGACGCCCGTCTCGTGTTCAGTCAGGTCAAGACGGAAGATGGCGGCAATCTGGACATTCTCGTGCCGGGGGGCAGCCTTGACGTGGGGCTGGTGAATCAGCCGGCGGGCTTTTCCAAGTCGGCTTCCGAGCTGGGCATCGTGGCCACCCGGGGCGACGTGAACATCCTGGTCGACGACAGCATTGCGGTGAATCAGTCCCGGGTGTTCGCGCTCGACGGTGGCGACATCCTGATGTGGGCCTCGACCGGTGATGTGGGTGCCGGCAGTGGCGAGCGCACGGCGCTGTCGGCGCCGCCGCCCGTGCTGACCATCGACCGCTTCACCGGGGCGGTCAAACTGGAATATCAGGGGGCGACCTCGGGTTCGGGGATTGCCACCATCTTCACCGATGCGTCGATTACCTCCGGCGGCAACGTGCGGTTGTATGCCCCGGCGGGCATCATCGACGCGGGGGAGGCGGGCATCCAGTCCAGCGGCAATCTCGAACTGGGTGCGATTGCCGTGCAGGGCGCCGATCTCATCGTCTCGGCGGGTTCCAGCAACGTGGCAGCAGCGCCGTCTGTGCCGCAAGTCGCTTCGGTGAGCAATCCGGCCAATGATGCGGCCGCTGCAGCCAACGACCTGATCGAGTCGGAACCGACTGCCGCCGGCCAGGGGGGACTGTCCTCGTTGCTGACCGTCGAGGTGCTGGCGGTGGGGCCCGATTGCGAGGGTTCTGACCGCAACGCCGATGAGTGTCGTCAAAACGAAGGCGGGTAAGCGTTTTCATGTCCCCTGCACCGGGCACTGCCCGACCGATCGAACCCCGCCTGTGGCGGGGTTCTTTTTTGTGACTTTCAGGTAGTCCGAACTGACTATCAGTCACGCGTCATGGCGTCGGGCTGACTTAACACGACATCGACAACATGTCGGGCTCAGTCTGATGACCCCGAGCCATGAAAAAACTTCTTGTTCTCCTGCTTGCCATTGCCTTGCCCGCCACCGCGTTTGCCTGGTGGAACGAGTCGTGGACCGCCCGTCGCGCCATCGTCGTCGATACCTCTGCTGAAACCGGCGTGGCACCCTCGGGCGCCGTGTCCAGGCTGACGATTCCGGTGCGCCTGCACAGCGGGAATTTCGATTTTCTCGGGGCGAAGCTCGACGGCGCCGACCTGCGGGTCATGGCGGCGGATGATCTGACGCCGCTGAGTTTCCATGTCGAGCGCTTCGATTCGACCGAAGAGCTTGCGCTGATCTGGGTGCAGCTGCCCCAGGTGGCGCCACTGATGGCCGATCAGCGGGTCTATCTGTATTTCGGCAATGTGAGCGCCGATGCCGCGGGTGATGCCGCTGCCAGTTTCGACCCGGGCACGGCGGCTGTCTTTCATTTCGGCGAACTCGATGGTGCCATCAAGGATGCCACGGGCAACGGCAACGTGGTCGCAGCACCGATCGCCATCGAACCGGCCGGCCTGCTGGGGCCGAGCGCCCGTTTCGACGGCACGCAGACCCTGGAGATCGCCGCCTCGGCCAGTCTGGCCATGGACGATGCCCGGGGCAGCACGATTTCGTTCTGGGTGCGGCCAGATGCCGGTGTGACCGACGGCACGCTCTACCACCAGGGCGATGTGCGGTTGGACATCGACAATGGCGTGCTCACCCTGCGCACGCCCGAGGCTGAACTGGTGGGTGGCAGCATCACCCCTGACGTCTGGCAGCATGTGGTCGTGACCGCGCGCAGTGGCGAGGTGAAGTTCTATCTCGATGGCCAGCAGTCGGCCGCCGGCGCCGCTGCGCTGCCTTTGCAACAGGCACCGGTGATCGTGGGTGAGGGATTTTCCGGCCTCGTCGATGAACTGCAGATCGCGTCCACCGTGCGCAGTGCCGACTGGGTGAAACTCACCGCCGCGGCGGAAGGGCCCGACGGCCAGTTCGTGAAGGTGACTGAGGACAACGGCGAAGTGGCCGAGGAGGGCGGGCACAACTACTTCGGCATTCTGGTCGAGAACCTCACCACCGATGCCTGGGTGGTCATCATCATTCTGGGCGTGATGTTCGCGCTCGCGGCGGTGGTGATGGTGCTCAAGTCGATGCTGGTGAGCCGTATCGACAGCCACAATCGTGCCTTCCTCAAGCGTTTTCGCGATGCCGGGACGGATTTCCTCAGCATCGACGCACAGCGCAGGCACGACAATTCTTCGCTGTTCCGGCTTTATACGGCGGGCGTGCGCGAGTTGCAGAAACGCCTCGACGCCGGGCAGCAGGATATATCCAGTGCGTCGATCGACGCCATCAAGGCCGCAGTGGATGCGGATCTGGTGCGCGAGTCGCACAAGCTCAATTCCAAGATGGTGGTGTTGACCATCGCCATCTCCGGCGGCCCGTTCCTGGGGCTGCTCGGTACCGTGGTGGGCGTGATGATCACCTTCGCCGCCATCGCGGCCGCGGGCGATGTGAACGTCAACGCCATTGCGCCGGGTATTGCTGCCGCGCTGCTGGCGACGGTGGCGGGGCTGGCGGTCGCAATTCCGGCGCTGTTTGGCTACAACTACCTCGCGTCGCGCATCAAGAACATTTCGGCGGACATGCAGATCTTTGTCGATGAGCTGATCACGCGCATCGCAGAAATGTACGCAAGGTGAGCGGTCATGGCCGGTGACGTTCGCGAAGACAACCAGCCGTACGACGACATCAATGTCACGCCCATGCTGGATCTGGCCTATGTGCTGCTCGTGGTCTTCATCATCCTGACCACCGCATCGGTGCAAGGCATCAAGGTCGATTCGCCTGAAACCTCGGTGGCCGAGAACCTCGCCAAGCCGCAGACCCGCGCCATCACCATCACCCAGCAGGGGGACGTGTTTCTCGATGCCTACCCGGTGGACATGGCGCAGCTCGAAACCCGTCTGGCCCAGTTCAAGGCCATGAATCCGGCCTTGCCGGTGGTGCTCAAAGGCGACGCCGCGGCCCAGTACGACAAGGTGATGCAGGCCCTGGAGATCTGCAAGAAGCTCGGCATCACCGAAGTGGGCCTGGTCACCAAGCGTGCGCAGCCATAGGGACGACCATGCAGGTACACGACGACGCTAAACCCTACGACTCGATCAACGTGACGCCCATGCTGGACCTGGCGTATGTGCTGCTCGTGGTGTTCATCATCATGACCACCGCCTCGGTCCAGGGGCTGACCATGAATCTGCCCAAGCCGAGCAACAAACCGAGTGAGGAGAAGCACGAGACCAAGATCGTGCAGATCTCGCCCGAGGGGCGGTTCATGATCAATGGCATCGGGGTGACCCTGCCCGAGCTCGAGTCTCAGTTGCTCGCGGCCAAGGCGCGCGACCCGAAGCTCTCGGTCATGGTCAAGGGGGATCCGGCCACCCAGTACGCCCGCGTCATCGAGGTGGTGGATCTGGTCAATCGCCTGCAGATCAGTGGTCTCGGGCTCATCACGGCGCGAATCGGCACATGAGCGGCTTGGCTGAAGACGACATCGTCGAGGCTTCGTGGAAGCGCTATGCCCGGGTCGGGGTGCTGGCCGTGCTCGGCCTGGGGCTGGCGGCCGGTCTGGTTTATCTCGTCCAGGGCCTGGGCAGCGATGCCAAACGACCTGCGCGCCAGGTGACCAGGATCACCATCATTCCCGATACGCCGCCGCCACCGCCCCCACCACCGCCCAAGGAGCAGCCCAAGCCGGAACCGCCAAAGGCCGAAACCAAGCCGATGAAGGTGGATCAGCCCAAGCCGGTCGACGCCCCCAGACCCGAACCAGACCCGCAACTGAAGATGGAAGGTGAGGCGGGCGACGGTCCCAGCCCCTTTGCGTCGGGTGAAGTCACCCAGGAGTACTCGGGTGGCGATATCGGCAGCGGCAACGGGTTGCAGTTCCGCTTCTACACCAACCTGATCCAGCGCCACATCCAGGGCAGCCTGCAGCAGGACCAGATACTCAAGGGTGTTGATTTTCGCGCGGTGGTTCGCGTCTGGCTGGACGCATCCGGCCGGTTGGTGCGTTCGGAGCTGGTGGGCAGCACGGGGGATGCGGAAACGGACCGCGCCTTGCGCACCGCCATGGCCGGGTTGCCGAACATGGGCGAGCCACCGCCGCAGAACATGCCTCAACCCGTCAAGTTGCGCATCACCAACCGGGTGACGGGCTGAGCCAAAGACAGAATCAGAAAGACATCAAAGGTCAGATATGAAACGACTTGCCCCACTCGCGATGAGTGTCGCCCTGGCGCTTCTCGCCATGCCGGCCTCTGCGGTCGATGAACGCCATGAGCTGGAGATGCTCCGCGAAACCACGCTCAATCTCATCGATACCCTGGTCGAGGCCGGCGTGTTGAGCCGCGAACAGGCCGACGGCATGCTGGCCAAGGCCCGGCGCAAAGCGGCGCAGACCATTGCCGAGAAGCCGCTGGACGAATCGACGATCCGCGTCACATACGTGCCCGAGTCAGTCCGCCAGGAGATCCGCGAGCAGATCAAGAAAGAGGTGGTGAGCCAGGCGCAGGCCGAAGGCTGGGCCCAACCCGATGCGGTGCCCGGATGGATCAAGCGCATCAAGGTGGAGGGCGACATCCGTCTGCGCTACCAGACCGACAACATGGCCGAGGCCAATACGCCGGCCGCCGACTATGTGCTGGCGGCGCAGAACGGCGCGACCCGGGCGGCCAGCTTCGCGACGGTGGACGGCAACGGCGTGCCGGCAGCGAACACGCTTGAGGATATCGGGCGCTGGCGCGTGCGTGCCCGCCTGGGCGTGCTCGCCGATGTCACCGATCATGTGAGCGCCGGGCTACGGCTGAGCACGGGCAATACGCGTGACCGGGTGTCCACCAATCAGACGCTCGGGCAGAACCTCAATAAATACGATTTTCTGGTCGAACGGGCCTACGTGAAGCTCCAGCCGGTCAGCTCGATCAGCCTCACGGGCGGGCGCATTCCCAACCCGTGGTATTCGACCGACCTGATGTGGGACACCGACCTGAACTTCGAGGGCGTGGCCGCAAGCTGGCAATACAAGGAGCGCGGCGCCCGCTTCCGTCCGTTTGCCACCGTGGGTTACTTTCCGATTCGCGCAGACGATCCACCTTCGGCGCCCGAGGGGCGCAGCCTCATCGGCGCCCAGGTCGGTGCGGGATGGGACGTGGCGCCCTGGCAGCAGTTGCGCTTTGGTCTCGCGCTCTACGACTTCAGGCAGTTCGAAGGCAAGCGCGAACCCAATACGGCATTGGGGATTTCCGGGGCCAATCAGATTGTCCTGACGTCGGA
Coding sequences within:
- a CDS encoding energy transducer TonB family protein yields the protein MSGLAEDDIVEASWKRYARVGVLAVLGLGLAAGLVYLVQGLGSDAKRPARQVTRITIIPDTPPPPPPPPPKEQPKPEPPKAETKPMKVDQPKPVDAPRPEPDPQLKMEGEAGDGPSPFASGEVTQEYSGGDIGSGNGLQFRFYTNLIQRHIQGSLQQDQILKGVDFRAVVRVWLDASGRLVRSELVGSTGDAETDRALRTAMAGLPNMGEPPPQNMPQPVKLRITNRVTG
- a CDS encoding ExbD/TolR family protein, with product MQVHDDAKPYDSINVTPMLDLAYVLLVVFIIMTTASVQGLTMNLPKPSNKPSEEKHETKIVQISPEGRFMINGIGVTLPELESQLLAAKARDPKLSVMVKGDPATQYARVIEVVDLVNRLQISGLGLITARIGT
- a CDS encoding putative porin, yielding MKRLAPLAMSVALALLAMPASAVDERHELEMLRETTLNLIDTLVEAGVLSREQADGMLAKARRKAAQTIAEKPLDESTIRVTYVPESVRQEIREQIKKEVVSQAQAEGWAQPDAVPGWIKRIKVEGDIRLRYQTDNMAEANTPAADYVLAAQNGATRAASFATVDGNGVPAANTLEDIGRWRVRARLGVLADVTDHVSAGLRLSTGNTRDRVSTNQTLGQNLNKYDFLVERAYVKLQPVSSISLTGGRIPNPWYSTDLMWDTDLNFEGVAASWQYKERGARFRPFATVGYFPIRADDPPSAPEGRSLIGAQVGAGWDVAPWQQLRFGLALYDFRQFEGKREPNTALGISGANQIVLTSDYGSTQYESGLRQKGNTLFETNASNDISQPIYFGLASKFRPLNLTGAWVLDYWHPAQVVLSADYVYNTAFDKREIERRTGLDVSDASANAWRLGISVGQAKIEDRGDWKASIVYKRVGSDALLDAFTDSDFGGGGTNLRGFVLGFGYGLDHNTALGLKYASADTITSPTLRSGDSFGQDTLQLDLAVKF
- a CDS encoding DUF2341 domain-containing protein translates to MKKLLVLLLAIALPATAFAWWNESWTARRAIVVDTSAETGVAPSGAVSRLTIPVRLHSGNFDFLGAKLDGADLRVMAADDLTPLSFHVERFDSTEELALIWVQLPQVAPLMADQRVYLYFGNVSADAAGDAAASFDPGTAAVFHFGELDGAIKDATGNGNVVAAPIAIEPAGLLGPSARFDGTQTLEIAASASLAMDDARGSTISFWVRPDAGVTDGTLYHQGDVRLDIDNGVLTLRTPEAELVGGSITPDVWQHVVVTARSGEVKFYLDGQQSAAGAAALPLQQAPVIVGEGFSGLVDELQIASTVRSADWVKLTAAAEGPDGQFVKVTEDNGEVAEEGGHNYFGILVENLTTDAWVVIIILGVMFALAAVVMVLKSMLVSRIDSHNRAFLKRFRDAGTDFLSIDAQRRHDNSSLFRLYTAGVRELQKRLDAGQQDISSASIDAIKAAVDADLVRESHKLNSKMVVLTIAISGGPFLGLLGTVVGVMITFAAIAAAGDVNVNAIAPGIAAALLATVAGLAVAIPALFGYNYLASRIKNISADMQIFVDELITRIAEMYAR
- a CDS encoding ExbD/TolR family protein, coding for MAGDVREDNQPYDDINVTPMLDLAYVLLVVFIILTTASVQGIKVDSPETSVAENLAKPQTRAITITQQGDVFLDAYPVDMAQLETRLAQFKAMNPALPVVLKGDAAAQYDKVMQALEICKKLGITEVGLVTKRAQP